Genomic window (Vampirovibrionales bacterium):
TGTTCTTGATTTCGATCACGTTGTCTTCGATTTCCGGCACTTCCAGCTCGAAAATCTCGCGAACCATCTCGGGGTGCGACTGCGAAACGACAATCTGCGGCACGCGTCCCGAATCGCGAATATCGGCGACAAACACGCGCAGCTTGTTGCCCACGCGGTAATATTCGCCCGGCAATTGCTCGCGCGGCGGCAAGACGGCCTCGCTTTTGCCGATGTTGATGATGACGTTGCGCCCTTCGATGCGCTGGACGATGCCGGTCGTGACCTGATTCTTCTTCTCCTCGAACTCGCGCATAATCAGGAATTTTTCGGCTTCGCGGATTTTCTGGGTGATGACCTGCTTGGCCGATTGCGCGGCGATGCGCCCAAATTCATCCGGCGTGGGGGTGACTTCGGTCTCCAGGATATCGCCCACTTCGGCGTCAGCCTTGAGTTTGCGCGCCTCGCTGAGCAGCATCTGGGTGTCTTCGAGGCCGGCTTCAATGAGATCCGGGTCGATTTGCGCCACCACCAGCTGTTGCTGATACAGCCCAATTTCGCCCGAGCGCTCGGTGATGCGGCATTCGTAGCCTTCTGTGGACACCAGCTTGGCGTAGCGCTTGTAAGCGGCGAGCATCGCTTCTTTTAGCGCGTCCACGGTGACGTCTTTGGGGATGCCGCGCTCGCGTTCGAGTTGTTCGGCGTGTTCGAGCAGGGCGGAACCGATCTTGATCATGGCGAGAGGCGCTCCATCAGGGTTTCGGGTGGGGACTTGTCTAAAGCGGATCCGGCAGCGTCACCGGCGTATTGAGGCGGATCTCCAGCGTGGCGGGGTTAAAGTCGATACAGGCGCTGGGGCGCTCCGCGTCGTCGGGGTTGAGAATCGTGAGCGCGCCGCTGGTCGGGTCATAATCGCCCAGCAGGCCGCTTGTCACCGGCAGCGGCTCGCGCTTGCCGGGACGACGCGCGCGCAGCGTCACGGCGCGTCCGCGATAAAACCGCAATTCGCGGGCGGATTTCAGCAGCCGGTCGACGCCCGGCGAACTGACTTCGAGATCATACGACAAATCCGCCAAGGCGGGCAGATCGTCAAGCCGCGCATCCAGCGCCTCGCTCACCGCTTGGCAGATGTCCAGACTCACGCCGGCGGGCGGCTGTTCAATGGCGATTTGCAAGCGCCAGCGCCCGAATTCCTTCTCCAGTGCTACGGCGACCAGAGCGACGCCGTGGGGCATTAACGGCTCAGCCAAGGCTGCCACGGCGTCTTCGATCGCCGTCAGCCGCTCGACGCTGAGCGTATGAGAGGTTGTCTTTGCCATGGACGCCCCTCTTTGGGGTTTTTAAGGACTAAAAAAGGAAGTGGGCCATTCACCCACTCCCTGAATCCATATTCAAGAAGTTTGAAATCGTATCGTACCACAGGCCCTGCGCTTTTCAAGCCATCGCGCCGGCGGCCGCGTCCTGTTACCACGCGTCTATTACAAAACTTTATGTTATGCGCTAGCAACAAACGGCAGAAATTTTGTTTAATACCAATAATCGCTGTTTGGATCCGGCGCTTTCGCGCCTCTCATTTGAATGCGCGATTCTGGTGTAGGTTGGTTAACTTAGGGGGGATTA
Coding sequences:
- the nusA gene encoding transcription termination/antitermination protein NusA; translated protein: MIKIGSALLEHAEQLERERGIPKDVTVDALKEAMLAAYKRYAKLVSTEGYECRITERSGEIGLYQQQLVVAQIDPDLIEAGLEDTQMLLSEARKLKADAEVGDILETEVTPTPDEFGRIAAQSAKQVITQKIREAEKFLIMREFEEKKNQVTTGIVQRIEGRNVIINIGKSEAVLPPREQLPGEYYRVGNKLRVFVADIRDSGRVPQIVVSQSHPEMVREIFELEVPEIEDNVIEIKNIAREAGFRTKVAVSSNDPEVDPQGACIGARGSRIQAIVNELKNEKIDIIRWSDDPVEFIVNALAPARIAHVYVDYSREGMNQALVVAPDDQLSLAIGREGQNVRLAAKLTGYKLDIKGVSAIEQEGLPLHIYEQYYGAPQSPVEGESEVTESPEDAPAEESSEAAVENATPSPEQDAPAPEGSAEEGEQENSEQEDSAKQEADEVEALS